From a single Miscanthus floridulus cultivar M001 chromosome 8, ASM1932011v1, whole genome shotgun sequence genomic region:
- the LOC136468871 gene encoding uncharacterized protein, translating to MMLPEEVPVAAAVPLPEEAPPPPPSCRGPKRRPPPDLLLLARRRSAAGAGRRGRWRVSSGGGCGGGGRRRRWRGSAGGGGGSAVARGEGRSSGWGRAPVVLMEKEKGRRSGVREKRDRSAAYES from the coding sequence ATGATGTTGCCGGAAGaggtgcccgtcgccgccgccgtgccaTTGCCAGAAgaggcgccgccgccaccaccgtcgtGTCGTGGTCCAAAGAGACGCCCGCCGCCGGATCTGCTGCTGCTGGCACGGAGGAGAAGCGCCGCTGGGGCCGGCCGGAGGGGGAGGTGGAGGGTGTCGTCCGGAGGTGGATGTGGAGGTGGAGGGCGCCGCCGGAGGTGGAGGGGGTCggccggaggtggaggtggaTCTGCTGTAGCCAGAGGGGAAGGGCGCAGCTCAGGGTGGGGAAGAGCGCCAGTGGTGCTgatggagaaggagaaggggcgcCGCTCTGGCGTACGTGAGAAGAGAGATAGGAGTGCGGCGTACGAGAGCTAG